Proteins encoded by one window of Enterobacter hormaechei subsp. xiangfangensis:
- a CDS encoding methionine ABC transporter permease, with amino-acid sequence MAENLFPHLKWDQLWAATLETLYMTALSGVATFVLGIVLGLALFLTARGGLFHNRTVYSVMSIVVNVFRSIPFIILIVLLIPFTKTVVGTILGANAALPALIVGAAPFYARLVEIALREVDKGVIEATRSMGARLSTLVFRVLLPESSPALVSGMTVTLIALVSYSAMAGVIGAGGLGNLAYLEGFQRNHGDVTLVATVTILIIVFIIQFCGDAITSLLDKR; translated from the coding sequence ATGGCTGAGAATCTCTTTCCGCATCTCAAGTGGGATCAGCTCTGGGCGGCGACGCTGGAGACGCTGTACATGACCGCGCTTTCCGGCGTGGCGACCTTTGTATTAGGCATCGTGCTGGGTCTGGCGCTGTTTTTAACTGCCCGCGGCGGGTTATTCCACAACCGCACGGTCTACAGCGTGATGTCGATTGTGGTGAACGTGTTCCGCTCGATTCCGTTCATCATTCTCATCGTTCTGCTGATCCCGTTCACCAAGACCGTTGTGGGGACCATTCTCGGCGCTAACGCTGCGCTGCCCGCCCTGATTGTGGGCGCGGCGCCGTTCTACGCCCGTCTGGTCGAGATTGCCCTGCGAGAAGTGGACAAAGGGGTCATTGAGGCCACGCGTTCGATGGGCGCGCGGCTGAGCACGTTAGTATTTCGGGTTTTATTGCCGGAATCCTCACCCGCACTGGTTTCAGGTATGACGGTGACGCTGATTGCGCTGGTGAGCTACAGCGCAATGGCAGGGGTGATAGGTGCCGGCGGTTTGGGAAATCTGGCTTATCTGGAAGGATTCCAGCGCAACCATGGTGACGTCACGCTGGTGGCAACGGTGACCATTCTGATCATCGTGTTCATTATCCAGTTCTGCGGCGATGCCATTACTTCACTGTTAGATAAACGCTAA
- a CDS encoding MetQ/NlpA family ABC transporter substrate-binding protein produces MKKTLTLIAAATLSALSFASWADTLTVGASNTPHAEILEQAKPILAKQGIDLEIKPFQDYILPNTALAGHDIDANYFQHIPYLNSVLKDHAGDKDYDFVSAGAIHIEPIGIYSKKYKSLKDLPEGGKIIMRDAVSEEGRILSIFEKEGVIKLKPGIDKVTARISDIVENPKKLQFTPNVEASLLPQMYNNDEGAAVVINANYAIDAGLDPVHDPIAVESGENNPYANIITVHRGDEKKKDIVALVNVLHSKEIQDWIRTKYKGAVIPVNN; encoded by the coding sequence ATGAAAAAGACACTGACACTGATCGCCGCCGCAACCCTGAGCGCCCTGAGCTTTGCCTCCTGGGCGGACACGCTCACCGTGGGGGCGTCCAATACCCCCCACGCGGAAATTCTGGAGCAGGCTAAGCCGATTCTGGCGAAGCAGGGGATCGATCTGGAGATTAAACCCTTCCAGGACTACATACTGCCAAACACTGCGCTGGCGGGGCATGACATTGACGCCAACTATTTCCAGCACATCCCTTACCTGAACAGCGTGCTGAAAGATCACGCGGGCGATAAGGATTATGATTTTGTCAGTGCGGGCGCAATCCACATTGAGCCGATCGGTATCTATTCAAAAAAATACAAATCGCTGAAGGATCTGCCGGAAGGCGGCAAAATCATCATGCGTGATGCGGTTTCCGAGGAAGGGCGTATTCTCTCCATCTTCGAAAAAGAGGGCGTGATCAAGCTGAAGCCGGGCATCGATAAAGTGACCGCGCGCATCAGCGATATCGTGGAGAACCCGAAAAAGCTGCAATTTACCCCTAACGTCGAAGCGTCTCTGCTGCCGCAGATGTACAACAACGACGAAGGTGCTGCGGTGGTGATCAACGCCAACTACGCGATTGATGCTGGCCTGGATCCGGTCCACGATCCAATTGCGGTTGAAAGCGGTGAGAATAACCCGTACGCCAACATCATTACCGTTCATCGCGGTGACGAGAAGAAGAAGGATATCGTCGCGCTGGTGAACGTGCTGCACTCCAAAGAGATTCAGGACTGGATCCGCACCAAATACAAAGGCGCAGTCATCCCGGTTAACAACTAA
- the fumD gene encoding fumarate hydratase FumD — protein sequence MGNVTKDEALYQEMCRVVGKVVLEMRDLGQEPKHIVIAGVLRTALANQRVKRSELTTKAMETVVKALAG from the coding sequence ATGGGCAATGTGACCAAAGACGAAGCGCTGTACCAGGAGATGTGTCGGGTGGTAGGCAAGGTCGTTCTCGAAATGCGTGATTTAGGGCAGGAGCCGAAACATATTGTCATTGCGGGCGTACTGCGTACCGCGCTGGCGAACCAGCGCGTTAAGCGCAGTGAGTTGACCACCAAAGCGATGGAAACGGTGGTTAAAGCGCTGGCCGGCTAA